A DNA window from Elephas maximus indicus isolate mEleMax1 chromosome 17, mEleMax1 primary haplotype, whole genome shotgun sequence contains the following coding sequences:
- the LYG1 gene encoding lysozyme g-like protein 1 → MPAWWLLLGLVALTDLTESSNWGCYGNIRTLETPGVSCSVGRGQGLNYCGVRASEKLAEIDMPQLVKYQPAVRVAGRKYCVDPALIAAILSRQARRGKVLVDVGNVDDGVGVVQDLGLHAPTSGISESQVARMTEVLIVKIKEIQRRFPSWTPDQHLRGGLCSYDGGVGYVRSSQDLSCDFCNDVLARAKYYKRRGF, encoded by the exons ATGCCTGCGTGGTGGCTGCTCCTGGGCCTCGTAGCCCTCACTG ACTTAACTGAAAGCAGCAATTGGGGATGCTATGGAAACATCCGGACCCTTGAAACCCCTGGGGTGTCTTGCAGTGTTGGAAGAGGACAAGGCCTTAACTACTGCG gagTCCGTGCTTCTGAAAAGCTGGCTGAAATAGACATGCCACAGCTAGTGAAATACCAGCCCGCGGTGCGAGTTGCTGGCCGGAAGTACTGCGTCGACCCTGCGCTCATAGCGGCCATCTTGTCCAGGCAGGCTCGCAGAGGGAAAGTTCTGGTCGACGTGGGGAACGTGGACGATGGGGTCGGGGTGGTGCAG GACCTTGGTCTTCATGCTCCCACGTCTGGGATCAGCGAGTCCCAGGTTGCCCGGATGACTGAGGTCCTGATTGTTAAAATCAAAGAGATCCAGAGGAGGTTTCCAAGCTGGACCCCGGACCAGCATCTGAGAG GTGGACTCTGTTCCTACGATGGAGGTGTTGGCTATGTCAGAAGTAGCCAGGACCTGAGCTGCGACTTCTGCAATGATGTCCTTGCACGAGCGAAATACTACAAGAGACGTGGCTTCTAA